From the Homo sapiens chromosome 1, GRCh38.p14 Primary Assembly genome, one window contains:
- the ZNF687 gene encoding zinc finger protein 687 isoform X2, producing the protein MGRGLGSADMGDMKTPDFDDLLAAFDIPDIDANEAIHSGPEENEGPGGPGKPEPGVGSESEDTAAASAGDGPGVPAQASDHGLPPPDISVVSVIVKNTVCPEQSEALAGGSAGDGAQAAGVTKEGPVGPHRMQNGFGSPEPSLPGTPHSPAPPSGGTWKEKGMEGKTPLDLFAHFGPEPGDHSDPLPPSAPSPTREGALTPPPFPSSFELAQENGPGMQPPVSSPPLGALKQESCSPHHPQVLAQQGSGSSPKATDIPASASPPPVAGVPFFKQSPGHQSPLASPKVPVCQPLKEEDDDEGPVDKSSPGSPQSPSSGAEAADEDSNDSPASSSSRPLKVRIKTIKTSCGNITRTVTQVPSDPDPPAPLAEGAFLAEASLLKLSPATPTSEGPKVVSVQLGDGTRLKGTVLPVATIQNASTAMLMAASVARKAVVLPGGTATSPKMIAKNVLGLVPQALPKADGRAGLGTGGQKVNGASVVMVQPSKTATGPSTGGGTVISRTQSSLVEAFNKILNSKNLLPAYRPNLSPPAEAGLALPPTGYRCLECGDAFSLEKSLARHYDRRSMRIEVTCNHCARRLVFFNKCSLLLHAREHKDKGLVMQCSHLVMRPVALDQMVGQPDITPLLPVAVPPVSGPLALPALGKGEGAITSSAITTVAAEAPVLPLSTEPPAAPATSAYTCFRCLECKEQCRDKAGMAAHFQQLGPPAPGATSNVCPTCPMMLPNRCSFSAHQRMHKNRPPHVCPECGGNFLQANFQTHLREACLHVSRRVGYRCPSCSVVFGGVNSIKSHIQTSHCEVFHKCPICPMAFKSGPSAHAHLYSQHPSFQTQQAKLIYKCAMCDTVFTHKPLLSSHFDQHLLPQRVSVFKCPSCPLLFAQKRTMLEHLKNTHQSGRLEETAGKGAGGALLTPKTEPEELAVSQGGAAPATEESSSSSEEEEVPSSPEPPRPAKRPRRELGSKGLKGGGGGPGGWTCGLCHSWFPERDEYVAHMKKEHGKSVKKFPCRLCERSFCSAPSLRRHVRVNHEGIKRVYPCRYCTEGKRTFSSRLILEKHVQVRHGLQLGAQSPGRGTTLARGSSARAQGPGRKRRQSSDSCSEEPDSTTPPAKSPRGGPGSGGHGPLRYRSSSSTEQSLMMGLRVEDGAQQCLDCGLCFASPGSLSRHRFISHKKRRGVGKASALGLGDGEEEAPPSRSDPDGGDSPLPASGGPLTCKVCGKSCDSPLNLKTHFRTHGMAFIRARQGAVGDN; encoded by the exons ATGGGGAGAG GTCTGGGATCTGCCGATATGGGGGATATGAAGACCCCTGATTTTGATGACCTCCTTGCTGCCTTTGACATCCCTGACATTGATGCGAATGAAGCCATCCATTCTGGGCCAGAAGAAAATGAggggcctggaggcccagggaagccagaaCCAGGTGTAGGAAGTGAATCTGAAGACACAGCAGCAGCCTCTGCTGGGGATGGCCCTGGAGTTCCAGCCCAGGCCTCTGACCATGGCCTGCCACCGCCAGACATTTCTGTAGTCAGTGTCATTGTCAAGAACACTGTGTGTCCCGAGCAGTCTGAGGCCCTGGCTGGAGGCTCAGCAGGAGACGGGGCCCAGGCTGCTGGGGTAACTAAAGAAGGGCCTGTGGGGCCTCATCGAATGCAGAATGGTTTTGGGAGCCCTGAACCTTCCCTCCCAGGAACTCCCCACTCTCCTGCTCCTCCCAGTGGGGGCACCTGGAAAGAAAAAGGCATGGAAGGCAAAACTCCCTTGGACCTGTTTGCTCATTTTGGCCCTGAGCCAGGGGACCACTCAGATCCGCTGCCTCCCTCTGCACCCTCTCCCACTCGGGAGGGGGctctgaccccgcctcctttcccctcttcctttGAGCTGGCCCAGGAGAATGGCCCAGGCATGCAGCCACCTGTTTCTTCCCCACCATTGGGGGCCTTGAAGCAGGAGAGCTGCAGCCCCCATCATCCCCAGGTCCTAGCCCAACAAGGCTCAGGCTCCAGCCCTAAGGCCACGGACATCCCTGCCAGTGCCTCGCCTCCCCCAGTTGCTGGGGTGCCCTTCTTCAAGCAGTCTCCAGGGCACCAGAGCCCTCTTGCCTCCCCCAAAGTGCCCGTCTGTCAGCCCTTGaaggaagaagatgatgatgaggGGCCAGTGGACAAGTCTTCCCCAGGAAGTCCCCAGAGTCCCTCTAGTGGGGCCGAGGCTGCAGATGAGGACAGCAATGACTCCCCTGCCTCCAGCTCCTCTAGGCCTCTTAAGGTGCGGATCAAGACCATTAAAACATCCTGCGGGAATATCACAAGGACTGTAACTCAGGTCCCCTCAGatcctgatccacctgcccccTTGGCTGAGGGGGCCTTCTTGGCTGAGGCTAGCCTCTTGAAGCTGTCCCCTGCAACACCTACTTCTGAGGGTCCAAAGGTGGTGAGCGTACAGTTGGGTGATGGTACAAGGCTGAAAGGCACTGTGCTGCCTGTGGCCACCATCCAGAACGCCAGTACTGCCATGCTGATGGCAGCCAGTGTGGCTCGCAAGGCTGTGGTGCTGCCTGGGGGGACTGCCACCAGCCCTAAGATGATTGCTAAGAACGTGCTAGGCCTGGTGCCCCAAGCCCTGCCTAAGGCTGACGggcgggcagggctggggactggGGGACAGAAGGTGAATGGTGCCTCGGTGGTGATGGTGCAACCTTCAAAGACAGCTACTGGGCCAAGTACAGGGGGCGGCACAGTGATATCACGGACCCAGTCCAGCCTGGTGGAGGCCTTCAACAAGATCCTCAACAGCAAGAACCTGCTCCCTGCCTATAGGCCAAACCTGAGCCCACCAGCTGAGGCTGGGCTGGCCCTGCCTCCCACCGGCTACCGCTGCCTGGAGTGTGGGGATGCCTTCTCATTGGAGAAGAGCCTGGCACGGCACTATGACCGTCGGAGCATGCGCATCGAGGTCACCTGCAACCACTGCGCCCGCCGCCTGGTCTTCTTCAACAAGTGCAGCCTGCTCCTGCATGCACGTGAACACAAGGACAAGGGGCTCGTCATGCAGTGCTCACATTTGGTCATGAGGCCTGTAGCCCTTGACCAGATGGTGGGGCAGCCGGACATCACACCGCTGCTGCCTGTAGCTGTCCCACCTGTCTCTGGACCTCTGGCCTTGCCTGCCTTGGGCAAGGGTGAGGGGGCCATCACCTCCTCTGCCATTACTACAGTTGCTGCTGAGGCCCCTGTCCTGCCGCTCTCCACAGAGCCGCCTGCTGCCCCGGCCACCTCTGCTTACACATGCTTTCGCTGCCTGGAGTGCAAGGAACAGTGCCGGGACAAGGCTGGCATGGCAGCTCACTTCCAGCAGCTCGGCCCCCCTGCCCCTGGGGCCACCAGCAAT GTGTGCCCAACCTGCCCCATGATGCTCCCCAATCGCTGCAGCTTCAGCGCCCACCAGCGCATGCATAAGAATCGACCCCCCCATGTCTGTCCTGAGTGTGGGGGCAACTTCCTGCAAGCCAATTTTCAGACCCATCTCCGGGAGGCCTGTCTGCACGTCTCTCGCCGTGTAGGATACAG GTGCCCCAGCTGTTCAGTGGTGTTTGGGGGTGTGAACTCCATCAAGTCCCACATCCAGACGTCGCACTGCGAGGTTTTCCACAAGTGCCCCATCTGCCCCATGGCCTTCAAGTCTGGGCCAAGTGCCCATGCCCACCTCTACTCCCAGCATCCCAGCTTCCAAACTCAGCAGGCCAA GCTGATCTACAAGTGCGCCATGTGCGACACAGTCTTCACTCACAAACCCCTCCTCTCCTCACACTTCGACCAGCACTTGCTGCCCCAGCGTGTCAGTGTCTTTAAGTGCCCGTCTTGTCCTCTGCTCTTTGCCCAAAAAAGGACCATGCTGGAACATCTCAAG AACACCCATCAGTCTGGGCGCTTGGAGGAGACTGCTGGGAAAGGGGCCGGGGGTGCCCTGCTGACCCCCAAGACTGAGCCTGAGGAGCTGGCTGTTTCTCAGGGAGGGGCAGCCCCTGCTACTGAGGAGTCGTCTTCATCTTCAGAAGAGGAGGAAGTACCCAGCTCCCCTGAGCCCCCCCGTCCAGCCAAACGGCCTCGGCGGGAACTAGGGAGCAAAGGCctcaagggtgggggtggggggcctgGAGGCTGGACCTGTGGCCTGTGTCACTCCTGGTTCCCTGAGCGTGATGAATACGTGGCCCACATGAAGAAGGAGCATGGCAAG TCAGTGAAAAAGTTCCCCTGTCGCCTGTGTGAGCGCTCCTTCTGCTCCGCCCCCAGCCTGAGGCGCCATGTCAGAGTTAATCACGAGGGCATCAAGCGAGTTTACCCCTGCAG GTATTGCACAGAGGGAAAACGCACCTTCAGCAGCCGCCTGATCCTAGAGAAACATGTCCAGGTCCGGCACGGCTTGCAGCTTGGGGCCCAGTCCCCTGGCCGGGGGACCACCTTGGCTCGGGGTTCCAGTGCCAGAGCCCAG GGGCCAGGTCGGAAACGCCGCCAGTCTTCTGACTCTTGCAGTGAGGAGCCTGACAGCACGACACCGCCAGCCAAGTCCCCCAGGGGCGGACCTGGATCTGGAGGCCATGGCCCTCTGCGCTACCGGAGCAGCAGCTCCACAGAACAGAGCCTCATGATGGggttgagggtggaggatggtgCCCAGCAGTGCCTCGACTGTGGCTTGTGCTTTGCCTCCCCTGGCTCCCTGAGCCGACACCGTTTCATCAGCCACAAGAAGAGACGGGGTGTGGGTAAAGCCAGtgccctggggctgggggatggggaggaagagGCCCCTCCATCAAGGTCTGACCCCGATGGTGGAGACTCACCCCTGCCTGCTTCTGGAGGCCCACTGACCTGTAAGGTCTGTGGCAAGAGCTGCGACAGCCCTCTAAACCTCAAGACCCACTTCCGCACGCATGGCATGGCGTTCATCAGGGCTCGGCAGGGGGCTGTTGGGGACAACTAG
- the ZNF687 gene encoding zinc finger protein 687 isoform X5 — translation MGRGLGSADMGDMKTPDFDDLLAAFDIPDIDANEAIHSGPEENEGPGGPGKPEPGVGSESEDTAAASAGDGPGVPAQASDHGLPPPDISVVSVIVKNTVCPEQSEALAGGSAGDGAQAAGVTKEGPVGPHRMQNGFGSPEPSLPGTPHSPAPPSGGTWKEKGMEGKTPLDLFAHFGPEPGDHSDPLPPSAPSPTREGALTPPPFPSSFELAQENGPGMQPPVSSPPLGALKQESCSPHHPQVLAQQGSGSSPKATDIPASASPPPVAGVPFFKQSPGHQSPLASPKVPVCQPLKEEDDDEGPVDKSSPGSPQSPSSGAEAADEDSNDSPASSSSRPLKVRIKTIKTSCGNITRTVTQVPSDPDPPAPLAEGAFLAEASLLKLSPATPTSEGPKVVSVQLGDGTRLKGTVLPVATIQNASTAMLMAASVARKAVVLPGGTATSPKMIAKNVLGLVPQALPKADGRAGLGTGGQKVNGASVVMVQPSKTATGPSTGGGTVISRTQSSLVEAFNKILNSKNLLPAYRPNLSPPAEAGLALPPTGYRCLECGDAFSLEKSLARHYDRRSMRIEVTCNHCARRLVFFNKCSLLLHAREHKDKGLVMQCSHLVMRPVALDQMVGQPDITPLLPVAVPPVSGPLALPALGKGEGAITSSAITTVAAEAPVLPLSTEPPAAPATSAYTCFRCLECKEQCRDKAGMAAHFQQLGPPAPGATSNVCPTCPMMLPNRCSFSAHQRMHKNRPPHVCPECGGNFLQANFQTHLREACLHVSRRVGYRLIYKCAMCDTVFTHKPLLSSHFDQHLLPQRVSVFKCPSCPLLFAQKRTMLEHLKNTHQSGRLEETAGKGAGGALLTPKTEPEELAVSQGGAAPATEESSSSSEEEEVPSSPEPPRPAKRPRRELGSKGLKGGGGGPGGWTCGLCHSWFPERDEYVAHMKKEHGKSVKKFPCRLCERSFCSAPSLRRHVRVNHEGIKRVYPCRYCTEGKRTFSSRLILEKHVQVRHGLQLGAQSPGRGTTLARGSSARAQGPGRKRRQSSDSCSEEPDSTTPPAKSPRGGPGSGGHGPLRYRSSSSTEQSLMMGLRVEDGAQQCLDCGLCFASPGSLSRHRFISHKKRRGVGKASALGLGDGEEEAPPSRSDPDGGDSPLPASGGPLTCKVCGKSCDSPLNLKTHFRTHGMAFIRARQGAVGDN, via the exons ATGGGGAGAG GTCTGGGATCTGCCGATATGGGGGATATGAAGACCCCTGATTTTGATGACCTCCTTGCTGCCTTTGACATCCCTGACATTGATGCGAATGAAGCCATCCATTCTGGGCCAGAAGAAAATGAggggcctggaggcccagggaagccagaaCCAGGTGTAGGAAGTGAATCTGAAGACACAGCAGCAGCCTCTGCTGGGGATGGCCCTGGAGTTCCAGCCCAGGCCTCTGACCATGGCCTGCCACCGCCAGACATTTCTGTAGTCAGTGTCATTGTCAAGAACACTGTGTGTCCCGAGCAGTCTGAGGCCCTGGCTGGAGGCTCAGCAGGAGACGGGGCCCAGGCTGCTGGGGTAACTAAAGAAGGGCCTGTGGGGCCTCATCGAATGCAGAATGGTTTTGGGAGCCCTGAACCTTCCCTCCCAGGAACTCCCCACTCTCCTGCTCCTCCCAGTGGGGGCACCTGGAAAGAAAAAGGCATGGAAGGCAAAACTCCCTTGGACCTGTTTGCTCATTTTGGCCCTGAGCCAGGGGACCACTCAGATCCGCTGCCTCCCTCTGCACCCTCTCCCACTCGGGAGGGGGctctgaccccgcctcctttcccctcttcctttGAGCTGGCCCAGGAGAATGGCCCAGGCATGCAGCCACCTGTTTCTTCCCCACCATTGGGGGCCTTGAAGCAGGAGAGCTGCAGCCCCCATCATCCCCAGGTCCTAGCCCAACAAGGCTCAGGCTCCAGCCCTAAGGCCACGGACATCCCTGCCAGTGCCTCGCCTCCCCCAGTTGCTGGGGTGCCCTTCTTCAAGCAGTCTCCAGGGCACCAGAGCCCTCTTGCCTCCCCCAAAGTGCCCGTCTGTCAGCCCTTGaaggaagaagatgatgatgaggGGCCAGTGGACAAGTCTTCCCCAGGAAGTCCCCAGAGTCCCTCTAGTGGGGCCGAGGCTGCAGATGAGGACAGCAATGACTCCCCTGCCTCCAGCTCCTCTAGGCCTCTTAAGGTGCGGATCAAGACCATTAAAACATCCTGCGGGAATATCACAAGGACTGTAACTCAGGTCCCCTCAGatcctgatccacctgcccccTTGGCTGAGGGGGCCTTCTTGGCTGAGGCTAGCCTCTTGAAGCTGTCCCCTGCAACACCTACTTCTGAGGGTCCAAAGGTGGTGAGCGTACAGTTGGGTGATGGTACAAGGCTGAAAGGCACTGTGCTGCCTGTGGCCACCATCCAGAACGCCAGTACTGCCATGCTGATGGCAGCCAGTGTGGCTCGCAAGGCTGTGGTGCTGCCTGGGGGGACTGCCACCAGCCCTAAGATGATTGCTAAGAACGTGCTAGGCCTGGTGCCCCAAGCCCTGCCTAAGGCTGACGggcgggcagggctggggactggGGGACAGAAGGTGAATGGTGCCTCGGTGGTGATGGTGCAACCTTCAAAGACAGCTACTGGGCCAAGTACAGGGGGCGGCACAGTGATATCACGGACCCAGTCCAGCCTGGTGGAGGCCTTCAACAAGATCCTCAACAGCAAGAACCTGCTCCCTGCCTATAGGCCAAACCTGAGCCCACCAGCTGAGGCTGGGCTGGCCCTGCCTCCCACCGGCTACCGCTGCCTGGAGTGTGGGGATGCCTTCTCATTGGAGAAGAGCCTGGCACGGCACTATGACCGTCGGAGCATGCGCATCGAGGTCACCTGCAACCACTGCGCCCGCCGCCTGGTCTTCTTCAACAAGTGCAGCCTGCTCCTGCATGCACGTGAACACAAGGACAAGGGGCTCGTCATGCAGTGCTCACATTTGGTCATGAGGCCTGTAGCCCTTGACCAGATGGTGGGGCAGCCGGACATCACACCGCTGCTGCCTGTAGCTGTCCCACCTGTCTCTGGACCTCTGGCCTTGCCTGCCTTGGGCAAGGGTGAGGGGGCCATCACCTCCTCTGCCATTACTACAGTTGCTGCTGAGGCCCCTGTCCTGCCGCTCTCCACAGAGCCGCCTGCTGCCCCGGCCACCTCTGCTTACACATGCTTTCGCTGCCTGGAGTGCAAGGAACAGTGCCGGGACAAGGCTGGCATGGCAGCTCACTTCCAGCAGCTCGGCCCCCCTGCCCCTGGGGCCACCAGCAAT GTGTGCCCAACCTGCCCCATGATGCTCCCCAATCGCTGCAGCTTCAGCGCCCACCAGCGCATGCATAAGAATCGACCCCCCCATGTCTGTCCTGAGTGTGGGGGCAACTTCCTGCAAGCCAATTTTCAGACCCATCTCCGGGAGGCCTGTCTGCACGTCTCTCGCCGTGTAGGATACAG GCTGATCTACAAGTGCGCCATGTGCGACACAGTCTTCACTCACAAACCCCTCCTCTCCTCACACTTCGACCAGCACTTGCTGCCCCAGCGTGTCAGTGTCTTTAAGTGCCCGTCTTGTCCTCTGCTCTTTGCCCAAAAAAGGACCATGCTGGAACATCTCAAG AACACCCATCAGTCTGGGCGCTTGGAGGAGACTGCTGGGAAAGGGGCCGGGGGTGCCCTGCTGACCCCCAAGACTGAGCCTGAGGAGCTGGCTGTTTCTCAGGGAGGGGCAGCCCCTGCTACTGAGGAGTCGTCTTCATCTTCAGAAGAGGAGGAAGTACCCAGCTCCCCTGAGCCCCCCCGTCCAGCCAAACGGCCTCGGCGGGAACTAGGGAGCAAAGGCctcaagggtgggggtggggggcctgGAGGCTGGACCTGTGGCCTGTGTCACTCCTGGTTCCCTGAGCGTGATGAATACGTGGCCCACATGAAGAAGGAGCATGGCAAG TCAGTGAAAAAGTTCCCCTGTCGCCTGTGTGAGCGCTCCTTCTGCTCCGCCCCCAGCCTGAGGCGCCATGTCAGAGTTAATCACGAGGGCATCAAGCGAGTTTACCCCTGCAG GTATTGCACAGAGGGAAAACGCACCTTCAGCAGCCGCCTGATCCTAGAGAAACATGTCCAGGTCCGGCACGGCTTGCAGCTTGGGGCCCAGTCCCCTGGCCGGGGGACCACCTTGGCTCGGGGTTCCAGTGCCAGAGCCCAG GGGCCAGGTCGGAAACGCCGCCAGTCTTCTGACTCTTGCAGTGAGGAGCCTGACAGCACGACACCGCCAGCCAAGTCCCCCAGGGGCGGACCTGGATCTGGAGGCCATGGCCCTCTGCGCTACCGGAGCAGCAGCTCCACAGAACAGAGCCTCATGATGGggttgagggtggaggatggtgCCCAGCAGTGCCTCGACTGTGGCTTGTGCTTTGCCTCCCCTGGCTCCCTGAGCCGACACCGTTTCATCAGCCACAAGAAGAGACGGGGTGTGGGTAAAGCCAGtgccctggggctgggggatggggaggaagagGCCCCTCCATCAAGGTCTGACCCCGATGGTGGAGACTCACCCCTGCCTGCTTCTGGAGGCCCACTGACCTGTAAGGTCTGTGGCAAGAGCTGCGACAGCCCTCTAAACCTCAAGACCCACTTCCGCACGCATGGCATGGCGTTCATCAGGGCTCGGCAGGGGGCTGTTGGGGACAACTAG
- the ZNF687 gene encoding zinc finger protein 687 isoform X1 encodes MGETPGLLTCSPRQPSADGRDLIPSATQLGLNLIAASPSPSSALQALGPGKGLGSADMGDMKTPDFDDLLAAFDIPDIDANEAIHSGPEENEGPGGPGKPEPGVGSESEDTAAASAGDGPGVPAQASDHGLPPPDISVVSVIVKNTVCPEQSEALAGGSAGDGAQAAGVTKEGPVGPHRMQNGFGSPEPSLPGTPHSPAPPSGGTWKEKGMEGKTPLDLFAHFGPEPGDHSDPLPPSAPSPTREGALTPPPFPSSFELAQENGPGMQPPVSSPPLGALKQESCSPHHPQVLAQQGSGSSPKATDIPASASPPPVAGVPFFKQSPGHQSPLASPKVPVCQPLKEEDDDEGPVDKSSPGSPQSPSSGAEAADEDSNDSPASSSSRPLKVRIKTIKTSCGNITRTVTQVPSDPDPPAPLAEGAFLAEASLLKLSPATPTSEGPKVVSVQLGDGTRLKGTVLPVATIQNASTAMLMAASVARKAVVLPGGTATSPKMIAKNVLGLVPQALPKADGRAGLGTGGQKVNGASVVMVQPSKTATGPSTGGGTVISRTQSSLVEAFNKILNSKNLLPAYRPNLSPPAEAGLALPPTGYRCLECGDAFSLEKSLARHYDRRSMRIEVTCNHCARRLVFFNKCSLLLHAREHKDKGLVMQCSHLVMRPVALDQMVGQPDITPLLPVAVPPVSGPLALPALGKGEGAITSSAITTVAAEAPVLPLSTEPPAAPATSAYTCFRCLECKEQCRDKAGMAAHFQQLGPPAPGATSNVCPTCPMMLPNRCSFSAHQRMHKNRPPHVCPECGGNFLQANFQTHLREACLHVSRRVGYRCPSCSVVFGGVNSIKSHIQTSHCEVFHKCPICPMAFKSGPSAHAHLYSQHPSFQTQQAKLIYKCAMCDTVFTHKPLLSSHFDQHLLPQRVSVFKCPSCPLLFAQKRTMLEHLKNTHQSGRLEETAGKGAGGALLTPKTEPEELAVSQGGAAPATEESSSSSEEEEVPSSPEPPRPAKRPRRELGSKGLKGGGGGPGGWTCGLCHSWFPERDEYVAHMKKEHGKSVKKFPCRLCERSFCSAPSLRRHVRVNHEGIKRVYPCRYCTEGKRTFSSRLILEKHVQVRHGLQLGAQSPGRGTTLARGSSARAQGPGRKRRQSSDSCSEEPDSTTPPAKSPRGGPGSGGHGPLRYRSSSSTEQSLMMGLRVEDGAQQCLDCGLCFASPGSLSRHRFISHKKRRGVGKASALGLGDGEEEAPPSRSDPDGGDSPLPASGGPLTCKVCGKSCDSPLNLKTHFRTHGMAFIRARQGAVGDN; translated from the exons ATGGGCGAAACTCCTGGCCTGTT GACTTGCTCCCCGCGCCAGCCCTCGGCAGATGGCAGGGACTTAATTCCGTCTGCTACCCAGCTTGGCCTCAACCTAATCGCCGCCAGCCCCTCGCCCTCCTCTGCGCTGCAGGCCTTGGGCCCGGGCAAAG GTCTGGGATCTGCCGATATGGGGGATATGAAGACCCCTGATTTTGATGACCTCCTTGCTGCCTTTGACATCCCTGACATTGATGCGAATGAAGCCATCCATTCTGGGCCAGAAGAAAATGAggggcctggaggcccagggaagccagaaCCAGGTGTAGGAAGTGAATCTGAAGACACAGCAGCAGCCTCTGCTGGGGATGGCCCTGGAGTTCCAGCCCAGGCCTCTGACCATGGCCTGCCACCGCCAGACATTTCTGTAGTCAGTGTCATTGTCAAGAACACTGTGTGTCCCGAGCAGTCTGAGGCCCTGGCTGGAGGCTCAGCAGGAGACGGGGCCCAGGCTGCTGGGGTAACTAAAGAAGGGCCTGTGGGGCCTCATCGAATGCAGAATGGTTTTGGGAGCCCTGAACCTTCCCTCCCAGGAACTCCCCACTCTCCTGCTCCTCCCAGTGGGGGCACCTGGAAAGAAAAAGGCATGGAAGGCAAAACTCCCTTGGACCTGTTTGCTCATTTTGGCCCTGAGCCAGGGGACCACTCAGATCCGCTGCCTCCCTCTGCACCCTCTCCCACTCGGGAGGGGGctctgaccccgcctcctttcccctcttcctttGAGCTGGCCCAGGAGAATGGCCCAGGCATGCAGCCACCTGTTTCTTCCCCACCATTGGGGGCCTTGAAGCAGGAGAGCTGCAGCCCCCATCATCCCCAGGTCCTAGCCCAACAAGGCTCAGGCTCCAGCCCTAAGGCCACGGACATCCCTGCCAGTGCCTCGCCTCCCCCAGTTGCTGGGGTGCCCTTCTTCAAGCAGTCTCCAGGGCACCAGAGCCCTCTTGCCTCCCCCAAAGTGCCCGTCTGTCAGCCCTTGaaggaagaagatgatgatgaggGGCCAGTGGACAAGTCTTCCCCAGGAAGTCCCCAGAGTCCCTCTAGTGGGGCCGAGGCTGCAGATGAGGACAGCAATGACTCCCCTGCCTCCAGCTCCTCTAGGCCTCTTAAGGTGCGGATCAAGACCATTAAAACATCCTGCGGGAATATCACAAGGACTGTAACTCAGGTCCCCTCAGatcctgatccacctgcccccTTGGCTGAGGGGGCCTTCTTGGCTGAGGCTAGCCTCTTGAAGCTGTCCCCTGCAACACCTACTTCTGAGGGTCCAAAGGTGGTGAGCGTACAGTTGGGTGATGGTACAAGGCTGAAAGGCACTGTGCTGCCTGTGGCCACCATCCAGAACGCCAGTACTGCCATGCTGATGGCAGCCAGTGTGGCTCGCAAGGCTGTGGTGCTGCCTGGGGGGACTGCCACCAGCCCTAAGATGATTGCTAAGAACGTGCTAGGCCTGGTGCCCCAAGCCCTGCCTAAGGCTGACGggcgggcagggctggggactggGGGACAGAAGGTGAATGGTGCCTCGGTGGTGATGGTGCAACCTTCAAAGACAGCTACTGGGCCAAGTACAGGGGGCGGCACAGTGATATCACGGACCCAGTCCAGCCTGGTGGAGGCCTTCAACAAGATCCTCAACAGCAAGAACCTGCTCCCTGCCTATAGGCCAAACCTGAGCCCACCAGCTGAGGCTGGGCTGGCCCTGCCTCCCACCGGCTACCGCTGCCTGGAGTGTGGGGATGCCTTCTCATTGGAGAAGAGCCTGGCACGGCACTATGACCGTCGGAGCATGCGCATCGAGGTCACCTGCAACCACTGCGCCCGCCGCCTGGTCTTCTTCAACAAGTGCAGCCTGCTCCTGCATGCACGTGAACACAAGGACAAGGGGCTCGTCATGCAGTGCTCACATTTGGTCATGAGGCCTGTAGCCCTTGACCAGATGGTGGGGCAGCCGGACATCACACCGCTGCTGCCTGTAGCTGTCCCACCTGTCTCTGGACCTCTGGCCTTGCCTGCCTTGGGCAAGGGTGAGGGGGCCATCACCTCCTCTGCCATTACTACAGTTGCTGCTGAGGCCCCTGTCCTGCCGCTCTCCACAGAGCCGCCTGCTGCCCCGGCCACCTCTGCTTACACATGCTTTCGCTGCCTGGAGTGCAAGGAACAGTGCCGGGACAAGGCTGGCATGGCAGCTCACTTCCAGCAGCTCGGCCCCCCTGCCCCTGGGGCCACCAGCAAT GTGTGCCCAACCTGCCCCATGATGCTCCCCAATCGCTGCAGCTTCAGCGCCCACCAGCGCATGCATAAGAATCGACCCCCCCATGTCTGTCCTGAGTGTGGGGGCAACTTCCTGCAAGCCAATTTTCAGACCCATCTCCGGGAGGCCTGTCTGCACGTCTCTCGCCGTGTAGGATACAG GTGCCCCAGCTGTTCAGTGGTGTTTGGGGGTGTGAACTCCATCAAGTCCCACATCCAGACGTCGCACTGCGAGGTTTTCCACAAGTGCCCCATCTGCCCCATGGCCTTCAAGTCTGGGCCAAGTGCCCATGCCCACCTCTACTCCCAGCATCCCAGCTTCCAAACTCAGCAGGCCAA GCTGATCTACAAGTGCGCCATGTGCGACACAGTCTTCACTCACAAACCCCTCCTCTCCTCACACTTCGACCAGCACTTGCTGCCCCAGCGTGTCAGTGTCTTTAAGTGCCCGTCTTGTCCTCTGCTCTTTGCCCAAAAAAGGACCATGCTGGAACATCTCAAG AACACCCATCAGTCTGGGCGCTTGGAGGAGACTGCTGGGAAAGGGGCCGGGGGTGCCCTGCTGACCCCCAAGACTGAGCCTGAGGAGCTGGCTGTTTCTCAGGGAGGGGCAGCCCCTGCTACTGAGGAGTCGTCTTCATCTTCAGAAGAGGAGGAAGTACCCAGCTCCCCTGAGCCCCCCCGTCCAGCCAAACGGCCTCGGCGGGAACTAGGGAGCAAAGGCctcaagggtgggggtggggggcctgGAGGCTGGACCTGTGGCCTGTGTCACTCCTGGTTCCCTGAGCGTGATGAATACGTGGCCCACATGAAGAAGGAGCATGGCAAG TCAGTGAAAAAGTTCCCCTGTCGCCTGTGTGAGCGCTCCTTCTGCTCCGCCCCCAGCCTGAGGCGCCATGTCAGAGTTAATCACGAGGGCATCAAGCGAGTTTACCCCTGCAG GTATTGCACAGAGGGAAAACGCACCTTCAGCAGCCGCCTGATCCTAGAGAAACATGTCCAGGTCCGGCACGGCTTGCAGCTTGGGGCCCAGTCCCCTGGCCGGGGGACCACCTTGGCTCGGGGTTCCAGTGCCAGAGCCCAG GGGCCAGGTCGGAAACGCCGCCAGTCTTCTGACTCTTGCAGTGAGGAGCCTGACAGCACGACACCGCCAGCCAAGTCCCCCAGGGGCGGACCTGGATCTGGAGGCCATGGCCCTCTGCGCTACCGGAGCAGCAGCTCCACAGAACAGAGCCTCATGATGGggttgagggtggaggatggtgCCCAGCAGTGCCTCGACTGTGGCTTGTGCTTTGCCTCCCCTGGCTCCCTGAGCCGACACCGTTTCATCAGCCACAAGAAGAGACGGGGTGTGGGTAAAGCCAGtgccctggggctgggggatggggaggaagagGCCCCTCCATCAAGGTCTGACCCCGATGGTGGAGACTCACCCCTGCCTGCTTCTGGAGGCCCACTGACCTGTAAGGTCTGTGGCAAGAGCTGCGACAGCCCTCTAAACCTCAAGACCCACTTCCGCACGCATGGCATGGCGTTCATCAGGGCTCGGCAGGGGGCTGTTGGGGACAACTAG